A genomic region of Barnesiella viscericola DSM 18177 contains the following coding sequences:
- a CDS encoding PspC domain-containing protein, which translates to MKKTVTVNLDKTIFNIDDDAYEILDAYLKSLNDHFAHEKGGEEILNDIESRIAELFKERLGYGMQVITCQEVNEVIAIMGRPDEIENPLEGETSDETTGEKNPDSDSKSNPDSDTTCHADPATEAATPRRRRLYRDSDNRILGGVASGIAHYIGIDVVVIRVILVLLLPLWASSIWIYLLLWICVPEARTTAQKLEMRGETPNVDNIRRAVEEEQGSSAPTGSALSHTLGEIFRGVFKVFFIGIGALIALSIIGALVTCIVSLLSLLFLGSTAVVTPFISIFPGHIDVVNGHWELILFTVSLLLTFGIPLYAILRLVLGSIFHWKSQSTALNIFLSVLWLLSLAGLFFATFVAIPGQELMIL; encoded by the coding sequence ATGAAAAAGACTGTAACCGTCAACCTCGACAAGACCATCTTCAACATCGACGACGATGCCTACGAAATACTCGACGCCTACCTGAAATCGCTGAACGACCACTTTGCCCACGAAAAGGGCGGTGAAGAGATTCTGAACGACATCGAGAGCCGCATAGCCGAGCTGTTCAAGGAGCGGCTGGGATATGGCATGCAGGTTATTACCTGCCAGGAGGTGAACGAGGTGATTGCCATCATGGGACGCCCCGACGAAATCGAGAACCCGCTCGAAGGCGAAACCTCCGACGAAACAACCGGTGAGAAGAATCCCGATTCTGATTCAAAATCAAATCCCGACTCCGATACGACTTGCCACGCCGACCCTGCGACAGAAGCTGCCACCCCCCGGCGACGCCGGCTCTATCGCGACTCCGACAACCGCATCTTGGGCGGTGTGGCCTCGGGTATCGCCCACTACATAGGCATCGACGTGGTGGTTATCCGGGTCATTCTGGTCCTGCTGTTACCCCTGTGGGCCTCGTCGATATGGATTTACCTGCTCTTGTGGATTTGCGTTCCCGAAGCCCGCACCACCGCCCAAAAGCTCGAAATGCGGGGCGAGACTCCCAACGTCGACAACATACGCCGTGCCGTCGAAGAGGAGCAGGGGAGCAGCGCCCCGACCGGCAGTGCACTCTCGCACACGCTGGGCGAAATCTTCCGCGGGGTATTCAAGGTCTTCTTCATCGGTATAGGCGCCCTCATCGCCCTCTCGATTATCGGGGCGCTGGTCACCTGCATCGTCAGCCTGCTGAGCCTCCTCTTCCTGGGTTCCACAGCCGTCGTCACCCCGTTCATCTCAATTTTCCCGGGACACATCGACGTCGTCAACGGCCATTGGGAACTGATTCTCTTCACCGTATCGCTGCTGCTCACCTTCGGCATACCCCTCTACGCCATCTTGCGCCTGGTGCTGGGGTCGATTTTCCACTGGAAATCACAATCGACAGCGCTCAACATCTTCCTGTCCGTGCTGTGGCTGCTCTCACTGGCGGGGCTCTTCTTCGCCACCTTCGTCGCCATACCCGGCCAAGAGCTGATGATTCTGTAA
- the sufB gene encoding Fe-S cluster assembly protein SufB yields the protein MKQENPNEILNDVTANEYKYGFVTDIETDIIPNGLSEEIIRHISEKKGEPEWLLEFRLKAYAYWKTLEMPHWAHLTIPEIDYQAISYYAAPKTKTAPKSLEEVDPELRKTFDKLGISLEEQMKLSGVAVDAVMDSVSVRTTFREKLAELGVIFCSFSEAVKDYPDLVKRYLGSVVSYRDNFFAALNSAVFSDGSFVYIPKGVRCPMELSTYFRINAANTGQFERTLIVADDDSYVSYLEGCTAPMRDENQLHAAIVEIVVHDRAEVKYSTVQNWYPGDKEGKGGIYNFVTKRGMCKGDHSKLSWTQVETGSAITWKYPSCVLAGDHSVGEFYSVAVTNNYQQADTGTKMIHIGKNTRSTIVSKGISAGRSQNSYRGLVKVLPGAENARNFTQCDSLLLSSDCGAHTFPYMDIQNDTAIVEHEATTSKINEDQIFYCNQRGIPTEDAVGLIVNGYAKEVMNKLPMEFAVEAQKLLQISLEGSVG from the coding sequence ATGAAACAGGAGAATCCGAATGAAATATTAAACGACGTTACCGCTAACGAGTACAAATACGGTTTCGTCACCGATATTGAGACCGATATTATCCCCAACGGTCTGAGCGAGGAGATTATCCGCCATATCTCCGAGAAGAAGGGCGAGCCCGAGTGGCTGCTCGAATTCCGGCTCAAAGCCTATGCCTACTGGAAGACGCTCGAGATGCCTCATTGGGCGCATCTGACGATTCCCGAAATCGACTATCAGGCCATCAGCTACTATGCCGCTCCCAAGACCAAGACGGCTCCCAAGAGCCTCGAAGAGGTGGATCCCGAGTTGCGCAAGACTTTCGACAAGCTGGGCATCTCGCTCGAAGAGCAGATGAAGCTGTCGGGGGTGGCCGTCGATGCCGTGATGGACAGTGTGTCGGTGCGCACCACCTTCCGAGAGAAGCTGGCCGAGCTGGGTGTCATCTTCTGCTCGTTCAGCGAGGCGGTGAAAGATTACCCCGACCTGGTGAAACGCTATCTGGGTTCGGTCGTGTCGTATCGCGACAACTTCTTTGCCGCCCTCAACTCGGCCGTGTTCAGCGACGGCTCGTTTGTCTATATCCCCAAGGGGGTGCGCTGCCCCATGGAACTGTCGACCTACTTCCGTATCAACGCCGCCAATACCGGTCAGTTCGAGCGCACGCTCATCGTGGCCGACGACGACAGCTATGTGAGCTACCTCGAAGGGTGTACGGCCCCCATGCGCGATGAGAATCAGCTGCACGCTGCCATCGTCGAGATTGTGGTGCACGACCGGGCCGAGGTGAAATACTCGACCGTGCAGAACTGGTATCCCGGCGACAAGGAGGGGAAAGGTGGTATCTACAATTTCGTGACCAAGCGCGGCATGTGCAAGGGCGACCATTCGAAACTGTCGTGGACCCAGGTCGAGACCGGTTCGGCCATCACCTGGAAATACCCCAGTTGCGTGTTGGCAGGCGACCACTCGGTGGGCGAGTTCTACTCCGTTGCCGTCACCAACAACTATCAGCAGGCCGACACGGGTACCAAGATGATACACATCGGCAAGAACACCCGCAGCACCATCGTCTCGAAAGGTATATCGGCCGGTCGCAGCCAAAACAGCTACCGCGGTCTGGTGAAGGTATTGCCCGGTGCCGAAAATGCCCGCAATTTCACCCAGTGCGACAGCCTGCTGCTCAGTTCCGACTGCGGGGCGCACACCTTCCCCTATATGGATATACAGAACGATACCGCTATCGTCGAGCACGAGGCCACCACCTCGAAAATCAACGAAGACCAGATTTTCTACTGCAACCAACGGGGTATCCCCACCGAAGATGCCGTGGGGCTTATCGTCAACGGCTATGCCAAGGAGGTGATGAACAAGCTGCCCATGGAGTTTGCCGTAGAGGCTCAGAAGTTGTTGCAGATTTCGCTCGAAGGTTCGGTGGGATAA
- the sufD gene encoding Fe-S cluster assembly protein SufD, protein MSAVQQYIDLYHAQRDLITGHSSPVMNALRDEAVALLESRGLPTLKDEEFRRTDIEALYAPDYGLNLGRVNIEVNPYEVFRCDVPNLSTLLYFVVNDTFYAQAQPAATKLPEGVLVGSLCEMAWQYPQLVERYYGRAADMKRDGTVALNTAFAQDGFFIYIPDGVVVEKPIQLVNILRGNVDFMVNRRLLIVVGKGAQAKLLVCDHSDESSVRFLASQVCEIFVDDDAVFDYYDMEESSENTAKVASVFVRQGARSNVLVNGIVLHNGITRSNYYSTFAGEHAELSLCGMGIVDKEQSVDTYTFIDHAVSHCHSNELFKYVLNDSARGSFCGRILVRHGAQKTEAYQGNKNLCASPLAKMYTKPQLEIYADDVKCSHGATIGQLDQNALFYMRSRGITEAEARMLLMFAFTNDVIEQVRLDALKDRLRQLVEKRFRGELAKCSGCQACRQD, encoded by the coding sequence ATGAGTGCAGTACAGCAATATATAGATTTATATCATGCGCAGAGGGATTTGATTACGGGCCATTCGTCGCCGGTGATGAACGCCTTGCGCGACGAGGCGGTTGCGCTGCTCGAAAGCCGGGGCCTGCCCACGCTCAAAGACGAGGAGTTCCGCCGCACCGACATCGAGGCCCTCTATGCCCCCGACTATGGCTTGAACCTGGGACGGGTCAACATCGAGGTCAATCCCTATGAGGTGTTCCGTTGCGATGTGCCCAACCTGAGCACGTTGCTCTATTTTGTGGTCAACGATACCTTCTATGCGCAGGCCCAGCCCGCAGCAACCAAGTTGCCCGAGGGTGTCCTCGTGGGCAGCCTTTGCGAGATGGCCTGGCAATATCCGCAACTGGTGGAACGCTATTACGGTCGTGCCGCCGACATGAAGCGTGACGGTACGGTGGCGCTCAACACCGCCTTTGCCCAGGACGGCTTTTTCATCTATATCCCCGACGGGGTGGTTGTTGAAAAGCCCATTCAGCTGGTGAATATCCTGCGGGGCAATGTCGATTTCATGGTCAACCGCCGGTTGCTCATCGTGGTGGGCAAGGGGGCGCAGGCCAAACTGCTGGTGTGCGACCACTCCGACGAGTCGTCGGTACGCTTCCTCGCCTCGCAGGTGTGCGAGATTTTTGTCGACGACGATGCCGTGTTCGACTACTACGACATGGAAGAGTCGTCGGAGAATACGGCCAAGGTGGCCTCGGTATTCGTGCGTCAGGGAGCCCGGTCGAATGTGCTGGTAAATGGTATCGTGTTGCACAACGGCATCACCCGCAGCAACTACTACTCGACCTTCGCCGGCGAGCATGCCGAGTTGTCGCTCTGCGGCATGGGCATTGTCGACAAGGAGCAGTCGGTCGACACCTATACCTTCATCGACCATGCCGTTTCGCATTGCCACAGCAACGAACTGTTCAAATACGTACTCAACGACTCGGCCCGCGGTTCCTTCTGCGGCCGTATCCTGGTGCGTCACGGGGCTCAGAAGACCGAGGCCTATCAAGGCAACAAGAACCTGTGCGCCTCGCCGCTGGCCAAGATGTACACCAAACCTCAGCTCGAAATTTATGCCGACGACGTGAAGTGCAGCCACGGAGCTACCATCGGACAGCTCGACCAGAATGCCCTGTTCTACATGCGGTCGCGCGGTATCACCGAGGCCGAGGCCCGCATGTTGTTGATGTTTGCCTTTACCAACGATGTCATCGAGCAGGTACGTCTCGACGCCCTCAAAGACCGGTTGCGCCAGTTGGTCGAGAAGCGGTTCCGCGGGGAGCTGGCCAAGTGCTCGGGCTGCCAGGCGTGCCGTCAGGATTAA
- a CDS encoding PadR family transcriptional regulator, which produces MNTDNVKSQMRKGILEYCTLLILQKRRAYVSDIIQSLKASKLIVVEGTLYPLLTRLKNSGLLTYVWEESTQGPPRKYYELTDEGELFLSELDTAWDELNQVITHIKEQ; this is translated from the coding sequence ATGAACACCGACAATGTAAAGTCGCAGATGCGCAAAGGGATATTGGAGTATTGCACACTGCTTATTCTGCAAAAAAGAAGGGCCTACGTCTCGGATATTATCCAGTCGCTCAAAGCCTCGAAGCTCATTGTGGTGGAGGGCACGCTATACCCGTTGCTCACCCGGCTCAAAAACTCGGGGCTACTCACCTACGTGTGGGAGGAGTCGACCCAGGGCCCACCGCGCAAATACTACGAGTTGACCGACGAAGGCGAACTCTTCCTCAGCGAACTCGACACGGCCTGGGACGAACTGAACCAGGTGATTACTCATATCAAAGAACAATAA
- a CDS encoding M48 family metallopeptidase, translated as MYEFRDAEFGLVRVRVDSRARRLIFRVKEGVMVITSPAGYSLEQVRRSVDEYRGRLRRLMARGEAVQERCRLSVGDRIPCYGGDIALVAGVVRDRFLFRYEGDSLQVLCPPGADLNDPRVRKRLAQGVCRLLYRRAQELLPRRLAQVACRVGAEPRAVSIGRGRRKLGHCTRSREIQLSFYLMFLPEPLVDYVICHELAHLQQMNHGPRFHDLCNRYCGGQELALRKQLRAFTFLF; from the coding sequence ATGTATGAATTTCGTGATGCTGAGTTTGGTCTTGTGCGGGTGAGGGTTGACAGTCGGGCCCGCAGGCTGATATTCCGGGTAAAGGAGGGGGTGATGGTTATCACCTCGCCGGCGGGCTATTCGCTCGAGCAGGTGCGTCGGTCGGTCGACGAGTATCGCGGGCGGTTGAGGCGGTTGATGGCCCGGGGCGAAGCTGTGCAGGAGCGGTGTCGGCTGTCGGTAGGTGACCGCATACCCTGTTACGGAGGCGACATTGCGTTGGTGGCCGGGGTGGTGCGCGACCGTTTTCTCTTTCGGTATGAGGGTGATAGCCTGCAAGTGCTCTGCCCGCCGGGAGCCGACCTGAACGACCCGCGGGTGCGGAAACGCCTGGCACAAGGCGTGTGCCGGCTGCTCTACCGGAGGGCTCAGGAGCTGTTGCCCCGGCGGCTGGCTCAGGTGGCCTGCCGGGTGGGGGCCGAACCTCGTGCCGTGTCGATAGGTCGGGGACGTCGCAAGCTGGGTCATTGCACCCGCAGCCGCGAGATACAACTCTCGTTCTACCTCATGTTCCTGCCCGAGCCGCTTGTCGATTATGTCATTTGCCACGAACTGGCCCATTTGCAGCAGATGAACCACGGCCCCCGATTCCACGATTTGTGCAACCGCTATTGTGGTGGGCAGGAGCTTGCGCTGCGCAAACAGTTGCGCGCCTTCACCTTTTTGTTTTAA
- the nusA gene encoding transcription termination factor NusA, whose amino-acid sequence MAKKEEPVSMVDTFAEFKELKNIEITTMISVLEESFRNVLAKMFGTDENFDIIVNPTKGDFEIWRNREIVEDGAVTDSNLQVSLSEARKTDPDFEVGEEMTDEVHFEKFGRRAILNLRQTLASKILDLQKDAIYNKYKDKIGELVSAEVYQIWKKEMLLIDDDGNELLLPKTEQIPSDFYRKGETVRAVVLDVDNKNNNPKIIVSRTSNDFLRRLFELEVPEIHDGLILIRAIARIPGERAKIAVESYDDRIDPVGACVGVKGSRIHGIVRELRNENIDVINYTSNPSLFIQRALSPAKISSIRLNEEEKKAEVFLKPEEVSLAIGKGGLNIKLACMLTGYNIDVYRDIDEDEEEDIYLDEFRDEIDDWVIEALKGIGCATAKSVLALPRETLIEKADLEESTVDEVLSILKAEFEE is encoded by the coding sequence ATGGCAAAAAAAGAGGAACCCGTAAGCATGGTCGATACCTTTGCTGAGTTCAAAGAGTTGAAGAACATCGAGATAACCACGATGATCAGTGTGCTGGAAGAATCTTTCCGGAATGTGTTGGCAAAGATGTTCGGGACCGATGAAAATTTCGACATAATCGTGAACCCTACCAAGGGCGACTTTGAGATATGGCGTAACCGTGAAATCGTTGAAGACGGTGCCGTGACCGACAGCAACTTGCAAGTGTCGTTGTCGGAGGCTCGCAAGACCGACCCCGACTTCGAGGTTGGCGAGGAGATGACCGACGAGGTTCATTTCGAGAAATTCGGCCGTCGGGCCATCTTGAACCTGCGCCAGACGTTGGCCTCGAAGATTCTCGATTTGCAGAAAGATGCCATTTACAACAAATACAAGGATAAAATCGGCGAGTTGGTAAGCGCCGAGGTTTACCAGATTTGGAAAAAGGAGATGTTGCTCATCGACGACGACGGCAACGAGTTGCTGCTGCCGAAGACCGAGCAGATTCCGTCGGACTTCTACCGCAAGGGCGAGACCGTGCGGGCTGTGGTGCTCGATGTCGACAACAAGAACAACAATCCCAAGATTATCGTTTCGCGCACGTCGAACGACTTCCTGCGCCGCCTGTTCGAACTCGAAGTCCCCGAGATTCATGACGGCCTCATTCTCATACGGGCCATTGCCCGCATTCCGGGCGAGCGTGCCAAAATCGCCGTCGAGTCGTATGACGACCGCATCGACCCCGTAGGAGCCTGTGTGGGTGTGAAAGGTTCGCGTATCCACGGCATCGTGCGGGAGTTGCGCAACGAGAATATCGACGTCATCAACTACACCTCCAACCCCTCGCTCTTCATACAGCGTGCCCTGAGTCCTGCCAAGATTTCGTCCATACGGTTGAACGAAGAGGAGAAAAAGGCCGAGGTATTCCTCAAACCCGAAGAGGTTTCGCTTGCCATCGGTAAGGGCGGTTTGAACATCAAGCTCGCCTGCATGCTCACCGGTTACAATATCGATGTATATCGCGACATCGACGAGGACGAAGAGGAAGATATCTACCTCGACGAGTTCAGAGACGAAATCGACGACTGGGTAATCGAGGCCTTGAAGGGTATCGGTTGTGCCACGGCCAAGAGCGTGCTGGCTTTGCCGCGCGAAACCTTGATCGAGAAAGCCGATCTCGAAGAGAGCACCGTCGACGAGGTACTCTCTATCCTGAAAGCGGAGTTTGAAGAATAA
- a CDS encoding glycosyltransferase family 2 protein — translation MKKKVAVVILNWNGAALLRRFLPSVCAHTNDRLADVVVVDNGSDDTSVEILNREFPQVRTLLFPRNYGFAEGYNRALDALDYEYAVLLNSDVEVTPQWIEPLLAFVEAHPDVAACQPKIRALREPEKFEYAGAAGGFIDRYGYPFCRGRLFGTLETDHGQYDDPLDIFWASGAALFVRTAVYRAVGGLDPSFFAHMEEIDLCWRIHLAGHRIAVVPQSVVYHQGGASLDASNPRKTYLNFRNNLLMLHKNLPRQEGKKILFIRRLYDTLAFARFVMLGQLPHARAILRAHNDFRKMRKQYTRYPDENLLGRFPETGRNITIDYFLKGKKRF, via the coding sequence ATGAAAAAGAAAGTCGCCGTCGTCATTCTCAACTGGAACGGTGCCGCCCTGCTGCGCCGCTTCCTCCCCTCGGTATGCGCCCACACCAACGACCGGCTGGCCGACGTGGTTGTCGTCGACAACGGGTCGGACGATACGTCGGTCGAGATTCTCAACCGGGAGTTTCCCCAGGTGCGCACCCTGCTCTTCCCCCGCAACTACGGCTTTGCCGAGGGATACAACCGGGCGCTCGACGCGCTCGACTACGAATATGCCGTGCTGCTCAACTCGGACGTCGAGGTGACCCCCCAGTGGATTGAACCGCTGCTCGCTTTCGTCGAGGCTCACCCCGACGTGGCTGCCTGCCAGCCCAAGATACGGGCGTTGCGCGAACCCGAGAAATTCGAATATGCCGGAGCCGCCGGCGGATTTATCGACCGCTATGGCTACCCCTTCTGCCGGGGACGTCTGTTCGGCACGCTCGAAACCGACCACGGACAGTATGACGACCCGCTCGACATCTTCTGGGCCAGCGGCGCCGCCCTCTTCGTGCGCACGGCCGTCTACCGCGCGGTAGGCGGTCTCGACCCCAGCTTCTTCGCCCACATGGAGGAGATAGACCTCTGCTGGCGCATTCACCTGGCCGGGCACCGCATTGCCGTGGTGCCGCAAAGTGTGGTCTACCACCAGGGTGGAGCCTCGCTCGATGCCTCCAATCCGCGAAAGACCTACCTCAACTTCCGCAACAACCTGCTCATGCTGCACAAGAACCTGCCCAGGCAGGAGGGGAAAAAGATTCTGTTTATCCGCAGGCTCTACGACACGCTGGCCTTTGCACGATTCGTCATGTTGGGACAGCTACCCCACGCCCGGGCCATACTGCGGGCCCACAACGACTTCCGCAAGATGCGCAAGCAATACACCCGCTACCCCGACGAGAACCTGCTGGGACGATTCCCCGAGACGGGACGAAACATCACCATCGACTACTTTCTCAAAGGTAAAAAAAGGTTCTGA
- a CDS encoding aminotransferase class V-fold PLP-dependent enzyme, with translation MLDIEKIRDDFPILKREVSGRPLIYLDNAATSQTPRCVVNHIADTYYRVNANVHRGVHTLSQEATDAHEAARRRVQQFIGAASPSEIIFTRGTTEAINLVASSFGDEFLHDGDEVILTVMEHHADIVPWQLLQRRRKIKLRVVPINERGELQLDVYKQLFNERTRLVGVAQVSNVLGTINPVREMIAYAHSQGVPVLVDGAQAIPHLRVNVQDLDADFYAFSAHKIYGPTGIGILYGKEKWLDAMPPYQGGGEMIAHVDFSGTTFGELPFKFEAGTPDYVGTAAFASALDYVDSIGLEAIAAHENELMRYTTAQMEQIEGMRIFGTSPHKSSVISFLVDGIHHYDMGMLLDKLGVAVRTGHHCAQPLMTSLGIEGTVRVSFAMYNTRAEADAFIAALHRVVKMFR, from the coding sequence ATGTTGGATATTGAGAAGATAAGAGACGATTTCCCCATTCTGAAACGGGAGGTATCGGGGCGTCCGCTGATTTATCTGGACAATGCGGCCACCTCGCAGACCCCCCGATGCGTAGTCAACCACATTGCCGATACCTACTACCGGGTGAATGCCAACGTGCATCGCGGGGTGCATACCCTCAGCCAGGAGGCTACCGATGCCCACGAGGCGGCCCGTCGCCGGGTACAGCAGTTCATTGGTGCCGCTTCGCCTTCCGAGATTATCTTTACGCGGGGGACGACCGAAGCCATCAACCTGGTGGCCTCGTCGTTCGGCGACGAGTTTCTGCACGACGGCGACGAGGTGATTCTCACCGTGATGGAGCACCATGCCGATATCGTGCCCTGGCAACTCCTGCAACGCCGGCGCAAGATCAAGTTGCGGGTAGTCCCCATCAACGAGCGGGGCGAACTGCAACTCGATGTCTATAAACAGCTCTTCAATGAGCGCACCCGTCTGGTAGGCGTCGCACAGGTCTCCAACGTGCTGGGTACCATCAACCCGGTGCGCGAGATGATTGCCTATGCCCACTCCCAGGGGGTGCCGGTGCTGGTCGACGGCGCTCAGGCCATACCTCACCTGCGGGTGAATGTGCAGGATCTCGATGCCGATTTTTATGCCTTCTCGGCCCACAAGATTTATGGCCCTACGGGTATCGGCATACTCTATGGCAAGGAGAAGTGGCTCGATGCCATGCCTCCCTATCAGGGGGGTGGCGAGATGATTGCTCACGTCGACTTCTCGGGAACCACCTTCGGCGAACTACCCTTCAAGTTCGAGGCGGGAACGCCCGACTATGTGGGTACGGCCGCCTTTGCTTCGGCACTCGACTATGTCGACAGTATCGGGCTGGAAGCCATCGCCGCCCATGAGAATGAGCTGATGCGCTACACCACCGCCCAGATGGAGCAGATCGAGGGTATGCGCATCTTCGGCACCTCGCCCCACAAGAGCTCGGTCATCTCGTTCCTGGTCGACGGCATACACCACTACGACATGGGCATGCTGCTCGACAAGTTGGGGGTAGCCGTGCGCACGGGTCACCACTGCGCCCAGCCGCTCATGACCTCGCTCGGTATCGAGGGGACGGTGCGGGTGTCGTTTGCCATGTACAATACCCGGGCCGAGGCCGACGCCTTTATTGCCGCCCTGCATCGGGTAGTGAAGATGTTTCGCTAA
- the sufC gene encoding Fe-S cluster assembly ATPase SufC produces MLKITDLHASINGKEILKGINLVVKPGEVHAIMGPNGSGKSTLSAVLTGNPAYEVTHGSVEFYGKDLLALSPEDRSHEGLFLSFQYPVEIPGVSMVNFMRTAVNEQRKYRGLEPLSASDFLKLMREKRAIVELDNKLASRSVNEGFSGGEKKRNEIFQMAMLEPRLSILDETDSGLDIDALRIVAGGVNKLKSEKNATIVITHYQRLLDYIAPDFVHVLYKGRIVKSGGSELALELEERGYDWIKKELGEI; encoded by the coding sequence ATGTTGAAGATTACAGACCTGCATGCCAGTATCAATGGCAAAGAGATATTGAAGGGCATCAACCTCGTGGTGAAACCGGGCGAGGTGCATGCCATCATGGGACCCAACGGATCGGGCAAGAGTACGCTCTCGGCCGTGCTGACCGGTAATCCCGCCTACGAGGTGACCCACGGTTCGGTCGAGTTTTACGGCAAGGACCTCCTGGCCCTTTCGCCCGAAGACCGTTCGCACGAGGGGCTCTTCCTCAGTTTCCAGTACCCGGTCGAAATTCCGGGGGTGAGCATGGTCAATTTCATGCGCACGGCCGTGAACGAGCAGCGCAAGTATCGCGGACTCGAACCCCTCTCGGCCTCCGATTTCCTGAAACTCATGCGCGAGAAACGTGCGATTGTCGAGCTCGACAACAAGCTGGCCAGCCGCTCGGTCAACGAGGGTTTCTCGGGCGGTGAGAAGAAACGCAACGAGATTTTCCAGATGGCCATGCTGGAGCCCCGTCTCTCGATTCTCGACGAGACCGACAGCGGTCTCGACATCGACGCCCTGCGCATCGTCGCCGGGGGGGTGAACAAGTTGAAGAGCGAGAAGAACGCCACCATCGTCATCACCCACTACCAACGGTTGCTCGACTACATCGCTCCCGATTTCGTACATGTGCTCTACAAGGGCCGCATCGTGAAGTCGGGTGGATCCGAGTTGGCCTTGGAGCTCGAAGAGCGCGGTTATGACTGGATTAAGAAAGAGTTGGGTGAAATTTAA
- a CDS encoding CvpA family protein has translation MNYIDFIIVLIVLVGALYGLIKGVFRQLGSLGGFVAGILVSRLFGGSFAGLLQQMFDLPAGVSRIVAYSVLFLLVYLVCLQLMRLIHHISHQVALGWLDRLGGALFGAAKYLVILSILLNLVHLVDSKIRVLPSHAVATAHLYQHTLRVAPALFSIAQEQLAAGNKPDDRLFIPCATASDEPYLCCENSKDD, from the coding sequence ATGAACTATATCGATTTTATCATAGTGCTGATTGTCCTCGTGGGTGCCTTGTACGGGCTCATCAAGGGCGTGTTCCGTCAGTTGGGGTCGTTGGGCGGTTTTGTGGCCGGCATACTGGTCTCGCGGTTGTTCGGCGGTTCGTTTGCCGGGCTGCTGCAACAGATGTTCGACCTGCCGGCAGGCGTGAGCCGCATCGTCGCCTACTCGGTGCTGTTCTTGCTGGTCTACCTGGTATGCCTGCAACTGATGCGGCTCATACACCACATTTCGCATCAGGTGGCGCTGGGGTGGCTCGACCGCTTGGGCGGAGCCCTTTTCGGGGCGGCCAAGTACCTGGTAATTCTCAGCATTCTGTTGAATCTCGTTCATCTGGTCGATTCCAAAATACGGGTGCTGCCGTCGCATGCGGTAGCTACCGCTCATCTCTATCAGCATACGCTGCGTGTGGCTCCGGCGCTTTTTTCGATAGCCCAGGAGCAGTTGGCCGCGGGAAACAAACCCGATGACCGATTGTTTATTCCTTGTGCAACGGCAAGCGACGAGCCCTATCTCTGTTGTGAAAATAGTAAAGACGATTGA
- the rimP gene encoding ribosome assembly cofactor RimP, which translates to MIDKKELEALVQEGLAGTDCFLVDVQVSPDNVLVVEIDNEEGVDIDRCVALHRFLESKLDRDVEDYELEVGSAGITSPFKVLGQYKKNIGNEVEVLTKDGRKLSGILKSADPEKFVVTVTKKVKSETSKRKVEVEEDCTLTYDEIKYTKYLIRFK; encoded by the coding sequence ATGATAGACAAAAAAGAGTTAGAGGCACTGGTTCAGGAGGGGTTGGCAGGAACCGACTGTTTCCTGGTCGATGTACAGGTGAGTCCCGATAATGTACTGGTGGTGGAGATCGATAACGAAGAGGGGGTGGACATAGATCGCTGTGTGGCCCTGCACCGTTTTTTGGAGTCGAAGCTCGACCGCGACGTTGAGGATTATGAACTCGAAGTGGGTTCGGCCGGCATCACCTCGCCCTTCAAGGTGTTGGGGCAGTACAAGAAGAACATCGGCAACGAAGTGGAGGTGCTCACCAAGGACGGGCGGAAGCTGTCGGGCATCTTGAAGAGTGCCGACCCCGAGAAGTTTGTCGTGACCGTGACCAAGAAGGTGAAGAGCGAAACCAGCAAACGCAAAGTAGAGGTGGAAGAGGACTGCACCTTGACCTACGATGAAATAAAATATACAAAATATCTAATCAGATTTAAATAA